A single region of the Bacillus cereus genome encodes:
- a CDS encoding DUF3948 family protein, producing MKIMNNEQVLNVTKGDFLGSASGAVVLTALIVFLSSVLV from the coding sequence ATGAAAATTATGAACAACGAGCAAGTATTAAACGTAACAAAAGGTGACTTCTTAGGATCAGCAAGCGGAGCAGTAGTATTAACAGCATTAATCGTATTTCTTTCAAGCGTATTAGTATAA
- a CDS encoding DUF3948 family protein, which translates to MNKEQVLQVTKMDILVSAGGAAVLTAFIIFLTNVLV; encoded by the coding sequence ATGAACAAGGAACAAGTATTACAGGTAACAAAAATGGATATTTTAGTATCAGCAGGTGGAGCAGCAGTGTTGACAGCGTTTATTATATTCCTTACAAATGTATTGGTATGA
- the hppD gene encoding 4-hydroxyphenylpyruvate dioxygenase, whose protein sequence is MKQKSMDTLAAQMEDFFPVRDVDHLEFYVGNAKQSSYYLARAFGFKIVAYSGLETGNREKVSYVLVQKNMRFVVSGALSSDSRIAEFVKTHGDGVKDVALLVDDVDKAYSEAVKRGAVAIAPPEELTDEDGTLKKAVIGTYGDTIHTLVERKNYKGTFMPGFQKVEFNIPFEESGLIAVDHVVGNVEKMEEWVSYYENVMGFKQMIHFDDDDISTEYSALMSKVMTNGSRIKFPINEPADGKRKSQIQEYLEFYNGAGVQHLALLTSDIVKTIEVLRANGVEFLDTPDTYYDELTARVGKIDEEIDKLKELKILVDRDEEGYLLQIFTKPIVDRPTLFIEIIQRKGSRGFGEGNFKALFESIEREQERRGNL, encoded by the coding sequence ATGAAACAAAAATCTATGGATACGCTAGCTGCACAAATGGAGGACTTTTTTCCGGTACGCGATGTAGATCATTTGGAATTTTACGTAGGGAATGCAAAGCAATCAAGTTATTATCTTGCGAGAGCATTTGGATTCAAAATTGTAGCTTATTCTGGATTAGAAACAGGAAACCGTGAAAAGGTATCTTATGTTCTTGTGCAAAAAAATATGCGTTTTGTTGTGTCTGGAGCTTTAAGTAGCGATAGCCGTATTGCAGAGTTTGTAAAGACTCATGGTGATGGGGTGAAAGATGTGGCTTTACTTGTTGATGACGTTGATAAAGCCTACTCTGAAGCGGTGAAGCGTGGCGCTGTTGCGATTGCTCCACCTGAGGAGTTAACAGATGAGGACGGTACATTGAAAAAAGCGGTTATTGGTACGTATGGTGATACAATTCACACGCTTGTAGAGCGTAAAAATTATAAAGGAACATTTATGCCAGGATTCCAAAAGGTTGAGTTTAATATTCCATTTGAAGAGTCTGGTTTAATTGCTGTAGACCATGTAGTTGGTAACGTTGAGAAAATGGAAGAGTGGGTTAGTTATTACGAGAATGTTATGGGATTTAAACAAATGATCCATTTCGACGATGATGATATTAGTACAGAGTATTCGGCGTTAATGTCAAAAGTTATGACGAATGGAAGTCGTATTAAGTTCCCTATTAACGAACCAGCAGATGGAAAGAGAAAATCACAAATTCAAGAATATCTTGAATTCTATAATGGAGCGGGTGTACAGCATCTCGCTTTATTAACAAGTGACATTGTAAAAACAATTGAAGTACTTCGTGCGAATGGTGTTGAGTTTTTAGATACGCCGGATACGTATTACGATGAGTTAACTGCGCGAGTGGGGAAAATTGATGAAGAAATTGATAAATTAAAAGAATTGAAGATTCTAGTAGATCGTGATGAAGAAGGTTATCTATTACAAATCTTTACGAAGCCAATTGTAGACCGTCCAACTTTATTTATTGAAATCATCCAACGTAAAGGTTCTCGTGGATTTGGTGAAGGAAACTTTAAAGCATTATTTGAATCAATTGAAAGAGAACAAGAGCGTCGCGGAAACTTATAG
- a CDS encoding fumarylacetoacetate hydrolase family protein, which produces MKLVTFRLPSKEMRAGWLEGDKVIDMNLASDGKLPSSMFAFLEKADEYVEVVRNIKNPEKGIYSLEEVQLAAAIPNPSSIRDFYAFEQHVKTARGRRGLDVVPEWYDIPVFYFTNHRAVIGPDDFVIGPKKSKKLDYELEIACVIGKEGRNISREQAEEYILGYCIMNDWSARDLQATEMKVGLGPAKGKDFATSLGAYLVTKEELDVYRNGDRYDLEMTAHVNGKILSKGNFQDIYYTFAEMIERASEDVTLYPGDVIGSGTVGTGCILELGTEEWLQDGDVVELTITGLGTLRNTVKKEMEAGDGHVLSSHGGATS; this is translated from the coding sequence ATGAAACTTGTTACATTTCGTCTACCTTCGAAGGAAATGCGAGCTGGATGGCTTGAAGGTGACAAAGTAATTGATATGAATCTTGCTAGTGATGGAAAATTACCTTCTTCGATGTTCGCCTTTTTAGAGAAAGCGGATGAGTATGTAGAAGTAGTACGTAATATTAAGAATCCGGAAAAGGGTATATATTCCTTAGAGGAAGTACAACTCGCTGCGGCTATTCCTAATCCGAGTAGCATTCGAGATTTTTATGCATTTGAACAGCATGTAAAAACAGCCCGAGGACGTAGAGGACTAGATGTTGTACCTGAATGGTATGATATCCCGGTTTTTTATTTTACGAATCATCGTGCTGTTATTGGACCAGATGATTTTGTTATTGGTCCGAAGAAGTCTAAAAAGCTTGATTATGAGTTAGAGATTGCTTGCGTAATTGGGAAAGAAGGACGAAACATTTCTCGTGAGCAAGCAGAGGAGTATATTTTGGGTTACTGCATTATGAACGACTGGAGTGCAAGGGACTTACAAGCAACAGAAATGAAAGTGGGGCTCGGTCCAGCGAAAGGAAAAGATTTTGCAACTTCATTAGGAGCATATCTCGTTACGAAAGAGGAATTAGACGTTTATCGTAACGGTGATCGTTATGATTTAGAGATGACTGCTCATGTAAATGGAAAGATATTATCAAAGGGAAACTTCCAAGATATTTACTATACATTTGCTGAAATGATTGAACGTGCCTCGGAAGACGTTACGTTATATCCAGGAGATGTGATTGGTTCTGGGACAGTAGGAACAGGGTGTATTTTAGAACTCGGTACAGAAGAGTGGCTGCAAGATGGGGATGTTGTAGAACTTACGATTACTGGTTTAGGTACATTACGTAATACGGTCAAAAAAGAAATGGAAGCAGGTGATGGGCATGTATTATCGTCACATGGGGGAGCTACCTCATAA
- a CDS encoding homogentisate 1,2-dioxygenase → MYYRHMGELPHKRHVQFRKKDGSLYREQVMGTKGFSGTQSILYHHYMPTEVAHAALSHSCQLQYEEDVALSHRHFRTKENKKTGDAISGRNFMLGNEDLLIGVVSPTEKMDYFYRNGDGDEMLFVHYGTGKIETMFGTIHYRKGDYVTIPIGTIYRVIPDEGETKFLVVEANSQITTPSRYRNEYGQLLEHSPFCERDIRGPEKLETYDDKGEFIVMTKSRGYMHKHVLGHHPLDVVGWDGYLYPWVFNVEDFEPITGRIHQPPPVHQTFEGHNFVICSFVPRLYDYHPESIPAPYYHSNVNSDEVLYYVEGNFMSRKGVEEGSITLHPSGIPHGPHPGKTEASIGKKETLELAVMIDTFRPLRIVKQAHETEDEKYMYSWIEEGSYTVK, encoded by the coding sequence ATGTATTATCGTCACATGGGGGAGCTACCTCATAAACGACATGTACAATTCCGTAAAAAGGATGGATCGCTTTATCGTGAACAGGTAATGGGAACAAAAGGTTTTTCTGGTACGCAGTCTATTTTGTATCATCATTATATGCCAACGGAAGTAGCGCATGCGGCATTATCGCATTCTTGCCAGTTGCAGTATGAAGAGGATGTTGCTCTTTCTCATCGCCATTTCCGCACGAAAGAAAATAAAAAAACTGGTGATGCAATAAGCGGAAGAAACTTTATGCTTGGGAATGAGGATTTATTAATTGGAGTAGTGAGTCCAACAGAAAAAATGGATTATTTCTACCGTAATGGTGATGGCGATGAAATGTTATTTGTTCATTATGGAACAGGGAAAATTGAGACGATGTTTGGAACGATTCACTATAGAAAAGGTGATTATGTAACGATTCCAATTGGAACGATTTACCGTGTTATTCCAGATGAGGGAGAGACTAAGTTTCTTGTTGTAGAGGCAAATAGCCAAATTACAACACCAAGTCGCTATCGTAATGAATATGGGCAATTGTTAGAGCATAGTCCGTTTTGTGAAAGGGATATTCGTGGTCCGGAAAAATTGGAGACATATGATGACAAAGGTGAGTTTATCGTAATGACCAAGTCGAGAGGGTATATGCATAAACATGTTTTAGGACACCATCCGCTAGATGTTGTTGGATGGGATGGCTATTTATATCCGTGGGTCTTTAATGTGGAGGATTTTGAACCAATTACAGGTCGTATTCATCAGCCACCGCCAGTACATCAGACATTCGAAGGGCATAATTTCGTCATTTGCTCTTTCGTACCGCGTTTATACGATTATCATCCAGAATCTATTCCGGCACCATATTATCATAGTAACGTGAATAGTGATGAAGTACTGTACTATGTAGAAGGAAACTTTATGAGCCGAAAAGGAGTGGAAGAAGGTTCTATTACGCTTCATCCAAGCGGGATTCCGCATGGACCACATCCAGGGAAAACAGAAGCGAGTATAGGGAAGAAAGAGACACTTGAACTGGCTGTTATGATAGATACATTCCGTCCGCTTCGTATTGTAAAACAAGCACATGAGACGGAAGATGAAAAATATATGTATAGCTGGATTGAAGAGGGTTCATATACTGTGAAATAA
- a CDS encoding amino acid permease encodes MKQIFQKKPLAKLMQESKQKTLARTLGALDLTMLGIGAIVGTGIFVLTGVVAAKHSGPAIILSFAIAALACAFAAFCYAEFASSVPVSGSVYTYTYATMGEVFAFLIGWDLMLEYLLATSAVANGWSAYFQSLLKGFGIHIPTILSSAPGTGKGGIIDLPAVLIILVMTALLSRGVRESARVNNIMVFIKLAVVLIFIFAGFNYVKPENWTPFMPFGLDGVMAGAATVFFAFIGFDAVSTAAEEVKRPQRDLPIGIIASLLICTVLYIVVSLILTGIVPYGQLNISDPVAFALQFIGQDSLAGVISVGAITGITTVMLVMMYGQVRVSYAMSRDGLLPKRLAKVHPKFKTPFLNTWTTGIIAALISGLIDLNVLAHLVNMGTLSAFALVAVAVIVMRRTHPDLPRAFKAPLVPFLPALTVIFCLYLMLQLSGTAWISFGVWMVIGIAVYFLYSRKHSALNNSKKEEDVANL; translated from the coding sequence ATGAAGCAAATTTTTCAAAAGAAGCCTCTTGCAAAGTTAATGCAAGAAAGTAAGCAAAAGACGTTAGCAAGAACATTGGGCGCACTGGATTTAACTATGCTTGGAATCGGGGCAATTGTTGGAACCGGTATTTTTGTTCTAACGGGCGTGGTAGCAGCGAAACATTCTGGACCAGCTATTATATTATCCTTTGCGATAGCTGCGTTAGCCTGTGCCTTTGCTGCATTTTGTTACGCTGAATTTGCTTCTTCAGTTCCTGTCTCGGGCAGTGTGTATACGTATACGTACGCGACGATGGGGGAAGTATTCGCATTTTTAATTGGATGGGATTTAATGCTTGAGTATTTACTAGCTACCTCTGCTGTAGCAAATGGGTGGTCCGCCTATTTTCAATCTTTATTAAAGGGATTTGGGATTCACATTCCGACTATCCTCTCCTCCGCACCTGGTACAGGAAAGGGTGGAATAATTGATTTACCTGCAGTTCTAATTATTTTAGTTATGACGGCTCTTTTATCTAGAGGTGTTCGTGAAAGTGCACGTGTAAATAATATAATGGTATTTATTAAACTAGCAGTTGTTCTTATCTTTATCTTCGCTGGATTTAATTATGTAAAACCTGAAAACTGGACACCTTTTATGCCATTTGGATTAGATGGTGTAATGGCTGGAGCAGCTACAGTTTTCTTTGCATTCATAGGATTTGATGCAGTTTCAACAGCTGCAGAAGAAGTGAAACGTCCACAACGTGATTTACCAATCGGCATTATCGCATCGTTATTGATTTGTACTGTTCTTTATATCGTTGTTTCACTTATTTTGACGGGGATTGTTCCATACGGACAGCTAAATATATCAGATCCAGTTGCCTTTGCACTTCAATTTATTGGACAAGATAGTTTAGCGGGAGTAATTTCAGTAGGAGCAATCACAGGAATTACAACTGTAATGTTAGTTATGATGTATGGACAAGTTCGTGTTTCATATGCAATGAGCAGAGATGGATTGTTGCCGAAGCGTCTTGCTAAAGTTCATCCGAAATTTAAAACACCATTTTTAAATACATGGACAACAGGTATTATCGCAGCGCTTATTTCAGGATTAATAGATTTAAATGTTTTAGCACACCTTGTAAATATGGGGACTTTGTCAGCCTTTGCACTTGTAGCTGTTGCTGTCATTGTGATGAGAAGAACTCACCCTGATTTACCAAGGGCGTTTAAGGCGCCGCTCGTACCATTTTTACCAGCGTTAACGGTAATTTTTTGTTTATACTTAATGCTTCAGTTATCCGGCACAGCTTGGATTAGTTTTGGTGTATGGATGGTCATCGGCATAGCAGTTTACTTTTTATATAGCCGAAAGCATAGTGCTCTAAATAATAGTAAAAAAGAAGAAGATGTAGCAAATTTATAA
- a CDS encoding MDR family MFS transporter, with protein sequence MKNTWRELRAMDRNVWIRFIGETLNGIAMMMLMPFFALYLKDKVDSLLQVGIIMALSPIAASFGSLIGGRIADIYGRKPIMIFSMASNALLMLGFLFIEGFIPYAILSIFLGLSNSLFHPAASAMVADVTAPEKRTEAYGLLRMGHNIGAAIGPIMGASVVVLSKNLVFIIASSAMLFYALLVLVLIKETMPKITDMTEKNKEKESGAVWKILMRDKALMIYLLAGIIISMGFSQTEGMLPLHFDNEMKDIFGVNNPYPYLMALNGLLVVLFQFQISKWATDKPVGKTMLYGACLFGIGLFFIGWLPKWFGEFDTNATIILMTLMFVYAIYTLGEMIMSPVQMTFVANLAPEHLRGTYMGAASLQWITGSAFGPLLGGFLLDRLLGHYLFTILSVGCVVAGFVYVSLDRLVEQRQKDTFTKQSS encoded by the coding sequence ATGAAAAATACATGGCGTGAGTTAAGGGCGATGGATCGTAACGTATGGATTCGGTTTATCGGTGAGACATTGAACGGAATTGCGATGATGATGTTAATGCCTTTTTTTGCACTATATTTAAAAGATAAGGTAGATTCTTTATTACAAGTTGGAATCATTATGGCGCTTTCTCCAATAGCTGCAAGTTTTGGCTCGCTTATAGGCGGAAGAATTGCCGATATATATGGAAGAAAGCCAATTATGATATTTTCGATGGCGAGTAATGCATTACTAATGCTCGGTTTTTTATTTATAGAAGGGTTTATTCCATATGCCATTTTATCTATTTTTTTAGGGTTAAGTAATTCGCTATTTCACCCAGCGGCATCAGCGATGGTTGCAGATGTGACGGCGCCAGAAAAAAGAACAGAAGCATATGGTTTATTGCGGATGGGACACAATATTGGTGCTGCAATTGGACCGATAATGGGAGCATCAGTAGTTGTTTTATCAAAGAACCTCGTGTTTATTATTGCTTCATCCGCTATGTTGTTTTATGCACTACTAGTGTTAGTACTTATTAAAGAAACAATGCCAAAAATTACGGATATGACGGAAAAAAATAAAGAGAAGGAATCCGGAGCAGTTTGGAAAATTTTAATGAGAGATAAGGCGTTAATGATTTATTTGTTAGCGGGGATCATTATTTCTATGGGGTTCTCTCAAACAGAAGGCATGTTGCCGCTGCACTTTGATAACGAAATGAAGGATATTTTTGGAGTCAATAATCCATACCCATATTTAATGGCATTAAATGGTCTATTAGTTGTTTTATTTCAATTTCAAATTTCAAAATGGGCGACAGATAAACCTGTCGGAAAGACGATGTTATACGGTGCGTGTTTGTTCGGAATTGGTTTGTTTTTTATAGGGTGGTTACCGAAGTGGTTTGGAGAATTTGATACAAATGCTACAATTATTTTAATGACATTAATGTTTGTTTATGCCATATATACGTTAGGTGAGATGATTATGTCGCCTGTACAGATGACGTTTGTAGCGAATTTGGCCCCTGAGCATTTGAGAGGAACCTATATGGGGGCGGCGAGTTTGCAGTGGATTACAGGAAGCGCATTCGGTCCACTTCTTGGTGGTTTTCTATTGGATCGTTTGCTTGGTCACTACTTATTTACAATTTTAAGTGTAGGGTGTGTAGTTGCAGGCTTTGTATATGTTTCTTTAGATCGTCTTGTTGAGCAGAGGCAAAAAGATACGTTTACAAAACAGTCTTCTTAA
- a CDS encoding D-alanine--D-alanine ligase gives MTKIKLGLLYGGKSAEHQVSLQTALAAIKALNQDKFEIHPIYITEQGQWMRGERIEGEVTNVEALQMSGEENTISPVSLSTEIIPTANSKQEDVIDVIFPLLHGPNGEDGTVQGLLELLNIPYVGNGVLASSAGMDKVVMKNIFAEAGLKQAKYASFIRSAWEKDRETAYEKVEEVLGYPCFVKPANLGSSVGINKCKDREELENAFEEAFQFDRKIIVEENIVGREVEVGVLGNDEPKCSVVGEIVPKKDFYDYKSKYIDGDTALIIPAEMTEEESDVIKRDAIVAFQSLDGAGLTRADFFLTKDGEVYINEVNTMPGFTPFSMFPLLWQHTGLPYPELIEELIHLAIERHEEKQKIKYTI, from the coding sequence GTGACAAAAATTAAATTAGGTTTATTATACGGTGGAAAATCAGCTGAGCATCAGGTTTCGTTACAAACGGCTCTTGCTGCTATTAAAGCATTAAATCAAGATAAATTCGAGATTCATCCAATTTATATTACAGAACAAGGCCAATGGATGCGTGGAGAGCGTATTGAAGGCGAAGTAACAAATGTTGAGGCATTACAAATGAGTGGGGAAGAAAATACGATTTCTCCTGTATCATTAAGTACAGAAATTATTCCAACTGCAAATTCTAAACAAGAAGATGTAATTGATGTTATTTTCCCATTATTACATGGACCAAATGGTGAAGATGGAACAGTACAAGGGTTATTAGAATTACTAAACATTCCATATGTAGGTAACGGTGTATTAGCATCATCTGCTGGGATGGATAAAGTCGTTATGAAAAATATCTTTGCAGAAGCTGGTTTAAAACAAGCGAAATATGCATCTTTCATTCGTAGCGCATGGGAAAAAGATCGTGAAACAGCGTATGAAAAAGTAGAAGAAGTATTAGGATATCCTTGCTTCGTAAAACCAGCAAACCTTGGTTCAAGTGTTGGTATTAATAAGTGTAAAGATCGTGAAGAGCTTGAGAATGCATTCGAAGAGGCATTCCAATTTGACCGCAAAATTATTGTAGAAGAAAATATTGTTGGGCGTGAAGTAGAAGTTGGTGTATTAGGTAATGATGAGCCAAAATGTTCAGTTGTAGGTGAAATCGTACCGAAAAAGGACTTCTATGATTATAAGTCGAAATACATCGATGGTGATACAGCACTAATTATTCCAGCTGAAATGACAGAAGAAGAGTCTGATGTAATTAAGCGAGATGCAATTGTTGCATTCCAATCATTAGATGGTGCTGGCTTAACACGAGCTGATTTCTTCTTAACGAAAGACGGAGAAGTATATATTAACGAAGTGAACACAATGCCAGGATTTACGCCGTTTAGTATGTTCCCTCTATTATGGCAGCATACTGGATTGCCGTATCCAGAATTAATTGAAGAGCTAATTCATTTAGCAATTGAGCGTCACGAAGAAAAACAAAAAATTAAATATACAATCTAA
- the murF gene encoding UDP-N-acetylmuramoyl-tripeptide--D-alanyl-D-alanine ligase, whose amino-acid sequence MINRTLKQVEQMINGTGLAKRYEGITIKGVSIDTRKIEKGNLYVPIQGERFDGHAFVDKAVESGAVATLWMKGVANPPENLPVIFVEDTLSALQMLAKNYRDQLDVKVVGVTGSNGKTSTKDIVTSLLATKFKVQKTEGNFNNHIGLPLTILNLEENTEVAVLEMGMSSRGEIEFLSKLARPNAAIITNIGEAHLMDLGSREAIAEAKLEIVTGLQEGGVFVYNGDEPLLTNRVPEMNLVAETVTFGDARANDYYPTTVTLQATGTHFKMNREENISFYIPVLGKHNVYNTLASMAIAKHFGVTWEEMKQGLVTLQMTGMRMEIVKTDSGLTIINDAYNASPTAMEAAFHLMNGLDDFAQKIVVLGDMLELGDQEVQFHYEVGKLIDPAKISYVFTYGRLGAQIAEGAEINFPSERVKAYDNKEELVKDLQAVVGNKDVVLVKASRGMKLEEVITMLK is encoded by the coding sequence ATGATAAACCGAACGTTAAAACAAGTAGAACAGATGATAAATGGTACTGGATTAGCAAAGCGGTATGAGGGAATTACTATAAAAGGAGTTTCTATTGATACGAGAAAAATTGAAAAGGGAAACTTATATGTTCCGATTCAAGGTGAACGTTTCGATGGACATGCCTTTGTGGATAAAGCTGTTGAAAGTGGAGCTGTTGCTACATTGTGGATGAAAGGTGTAGCAAATCCGCCTGAGAATCTTCCTGTTATTTTTGTAGAGGATACGCTATCAGCGTTACAAATGCTAGCGAAAAACTATCGCGATCAACTGGATGTTAAAGTTGTTGGTGTAACAGGTAGTAACGGTAAAACGTCTACGAAAGATATTGTAACGAGTCTTCTTGCAACTAAATTTAAAGTTCAAAAAACAGAAGGTAATTTCAATAATCATATCGGTTTACCTCTTACTATTTTAAACCTAGAAGAAAATACAGAAGTAGCTGTATTAGAAATGGGTATGTCAAGCCGCGGAGAAATTGAATTCCTATCTAAGTTAGCTCGTCCTAATGCAGCTATTATCACGAATATTGGTGAGGCGCATTTAATGGATTTAGGCTCTCGTGAGGCAATTGCAGAAGCGAAGTTAGAAATTGTTACAGGCTTACAAGAAGGTGGAGTATTCGTATACAATGGAGATGAGCCATTATTGACGAATCGTGTTCCAGAAATGAATTTAGTAGCTGAAACAGTTACATTTGGTGATGCGAGAGCAAACGATTATTATCCAACGACTGTAACATTACAGGCAACTGGAACTCATTTTAAAATGAATAGAGAAGAAAATATTTCATTCTATATACCAGTGTTAGGGAAACATAATGTGTATAATACACTTGCTTCAATGGCAATTGCGAAACATTTTGGTGTGACATGGGAGGAAATGAAACAAGGTTTAGTAACACTTCAAATGACAGGTATGCGTATGGAAATTGTAAAAACGGATAGTGGATTAACAATTATCAATGATGCTTATAATGCGAGTCCGACTGCTATGGAAGCGGCATTCCATTTAATGAACGGTTTAGATGATTTTGCTCAAAAAATCGTCGTGCTTGGTGATATGTTAGAGCTTGGAGACCAAGAAGTTCAATTTCATTATGAGGTAGGTAAATTAATTGACCCAGCAAAAATCTCATATGTATTCACATATGGTAGACTAGGGGCTCAAATTGCTGAAGGAGCGGAAATTAATTTCCCTAGTGAACGTGTAAAGGCGTATGATAATAAAGAAGAGCTTGTAAAAGATTTACAAGCGGTAGTTGGTAATAAAGACGTTGTATTAGTTAAAGCATCTCGTGGTATGAAATTAGAAGAAGTTATTACGATGTTGAAATAA
- a CDS encoding DEAD/DEAH box helicase — MTTFRELGLSESLLQSVESMGFEEATPIQAETIPHALQGKDIIGQAQTGTGKTAAFGLPLLDKVDTRKEAVQGIVIAPTRELAIQVGEELYKIGKHKRVRILPIYGGQDINRQIRALKKHPHIIVGTPGRILDHINRKTLRLQNVETVVLDEADEMLNMGFIEDIEAILTDVPETHQTLLFSATMPDPIRRIAERFMTEPQHIKVKAKEVTMPNIQQFYLEVQEKKKFDVLTRLLDIQSPELAIVFGRTKRRVDELSEALNLRGYAAEGIHGDLTQAKRMSVLRKFKEGAIEVLVATDVAARGLDISGVTHVYNFDIPQDPESYVHRIGRTGRAGKKGIAMLFVTPRESGQLKNIERTTKRKVDRMEAPTLDEALEGQQRLIAEKLQSTIENDNLSYYKRIAEEMLEENDSVTVVAAALKMMTKEPDTTPIALTSEPPVVSRGGGSKKRGGNGGGYRDGNRNRSRDGRSGDGRNRDRNRDGRSGDGRNRDRNRDGGSRDGNRGRRGEGQGRPGSSSNGRGERKHHSRPQA; from the coding sequence TTGACAACATTTCGAGAATTAGGATTAAGTGAATCTTTATTGCAATCTGTTGAAAGTATGGGCTTTGAAGAGGCTACGCCGATTCAAGCTGAAACAATCCCACATGCATTGCAAGGTAAAGATATTATTGGGCAAGCGCAAACAGGTACAGGGAAAACAGCAGCATTTGGATTACCGCTATTAGATAAAGTAGATACTCGTAAAGAGGCAGTTCAAGGTATTGTTATCGCGCCAACGCGTGAATTAGCAATCCAAGTTGGAGAAGAGCTATACAAAATTGGTAAACATAAACGTGTTCGTATTTTACCAATTTACGGTGGTCAAGATATTAACCGCCAAATTCGTGCTCTAAAAAAACACCCACACATTATTGTTGGTACGCCGGGTCGTATTTTAGATCATATTAACCGTAAAACACTTCGCCTGCAAAACGTTGAGACTGTTGTTCTTGATGAAGCGGATGAAATGTTAAACATGGGCTTCATTGAAGATATTGAAGCGATTTTAACAGATGTGCCAGAAACACATCAAACATTATTATTCTCAGCGACAATGCCAGATCCAATCCGTCGTATTGCTGAGCGCTTCATGACTGAGCCTCAACACATTAAAGTAAAAGCAAAAGAAGTAACAATGCCAAACATTCAGCAGTTCTATTTAGAAGTGCAAGAAAAGAAAAAGTTTGACGTATTAACACGCTTACTAGATATTCAATCTCCAGAGCTTGCAATCGTATTCGGTCGTACAAAGCGTCGTGTTGATGAATTATCAGAAGCATTAAACTTACGTGGTTATGCAGCAGAAGGTATTCATGGTGATTTAACACAAGCGAAACGTATGTCTGTATTACGTAAATTTAAAGAAGGTGCTATTGAAGTTCTTGTTGCAACGGACGTTGCTGCACGTGGTCTTGATATTTCAGGCGTAACACACGTATACAACTTCGATATCCCACAAGATCCAGAATCATACGTTCACCGTATTGGTCGTACTGGCCGTGCAGGTAAAAAAGGTATTGCAATGTTATTTGTAACACCACGTGAATCAGGACAATTAAAAAATATCGAGCGTACAACAAAACGTAAGGTTGACCGTATGGAAGCACCGACACTTGACGAGGCATTAGAAGGTCAACAACGTTTAATCGCTGAAAAACTTCAAAGCACAATTGAAAATGATAACTTATCATACTACAAGCGTATTGCAGAAGAAATGTTAGAAGAGAATGACTCTGTAACAGTAGTAGCTGCTGCTTTAAAAATGATGACAAAAGAGCCAGATACAACACCAATCGCTTTAACATCAGAACCACCAGTTGTTTCAAGAGGTGGCGGTTCTAAAAAACGCGGTGGTAACGGAGGCGGATACCGTGATGGTAACCGTAATCGTAGTCGTGATGGACGCAGTGGCGATGGTCGTAACCGTGACCGTAACCGTGATGGACGCAGTGGCGATGGTCGTAACCGTGATCGCAATCGTGATGGTGGTAGCCGTGATGGCAACCGTGGTCGTAGAGGTGAAGGTCAAGGTCGCCCTGGATCTTCTTCAAATGGACGCGGCGAAAGAAAACATCATAGCCGTCCACAAGCTTAA